In the Candidozyma auris chromosome 5, complete sequence genome, CATTTCCCAAAACAACTTAGCATCTAGATTACCATTGCACACTTCGCTCGTGGCCCAGAGCTCGTGGTCGTCGGCTGCACCTTGAACATAATGAAAGTGGGGAGTTGATTCACTAAGTGACACTGCCAGCGCGGTAACACACATCACCACAAAGTAATCACTCAGTGTCTGATTCTGTACTTTCTGTCCCGGATATCTCCAAACTGGCACCAAAGGTTTGAGGGCACCCAACTTTTCAAtcaactttttcttcagaatcAACCCCAATCGCTTGAGTTCCTCGGCAAACTGAGGAATCCTCTCCACAATGGCACAATGTTCGCTTTCCAGCACCATCTCCCGAGGTGTTCGAAGCCAGCAGTCTTTCTGTGCGTCCCACTTAGTTTCTTGTCCTTCGAACATCACATAGTTCAAAACAGCACACCAGATGGGCACTGTCTTCAGCAAGGCATCCGGAATCAACTTGCCCTTTCTTGTGGAGTCTACAAGCACAATTCCGCCAAACTCTTTGAATAGCGGCAACAAGTGGAAGTTGAGTCTCCTTAGTGAGAACTTCCATTGGCCCGTATGGCCGTCGGTGGACTTAAAATAGGCTGTTTCACGGAGAAGATGAGGCTTCACGTACCAGAGGCCACACCGCTCGTTGGCCACGAGAGGCAATTGCAAAGCTGCAAATTGCTCGACGTACTGAGCGTCTACAAGTATAGAGTAGAGCCTatttcgaagaagaagcggCTCTCGCCGGAGCTCCTTGACGGCCTCCTTGTAGTTCATGGGGGAAGCTGTCAGATGGAGGTGATGGGATGGAGTATGTGGGAGGcgcgacaatgtcgtgcTTGCCTCAGCAGTGGTTGAGTCAGCTGCACCAATGTGGTGGGAATTGAGTTTAAAAGATCAAAATGTGTGTCTTGAGAATGGGAGGAGTACAGTGGTATGCTTTATTTTGTTATACGATGTCTGTGTGGGAACTTGACTGTGAGTACTTCCACTGACCACGCGACGACATATTTGCAACCGCCGGCAGCCACACGATATAAGACACATTCCAGTAGAAGGGATAAAGGCATCATTATTTATTCCTGATCTTGACTCCATATTAGATATTCTGCACGATATCGATTCCGTTTCATTTATGGTGGTGTCGGTCAAATCCATACTATGAAGCTCCTTCCCTCACtgttcatcaacaagaggGAAAAGTTAGAGAAAACTTGACTTATGCTTGTTGTGGGACTAGTTGTATGGACAAAAAAAGGTTCGATTAAGCTCTCAGTTTGAATTGTGGGCTTAATTTTTCTAGGCAGAGGGTATGTTACTCAATTTGTATGAATGTGGCATTGCCTGCGAAATATTGCTAATGCACAGACGTTACGGTGGAGATTTCAACTTCTTACAAGATCGTGGACAGTTCGTTCTATGACTTCATCTCTCCTATGAAGCGCAAATAATGGACTGCCCTCTCACTCGCCTTGACTTCTGATCAGTACCTCGTTGTCGTTGCATGTTCCCAAATCATCCAGCTCTACTCTCCATCTACAACCTCATATCATCATGCTAATGTTCAATGCTATCAACGTTTCCCAACATGCTCAAAGAGCCTTGGCTTTTCTGCGTCTTTTGAGCTCAGCAAGTCTCTGTTCCTCTTCCATCTCTCTACGGTCCTCTTCCAtggctctcttcttcgaccgggcctcttcttcgagaatTTCAGCTCCGGTGGCCTCCATATCATCCGAATCGTAGTCATCATGGAACTGCCGCTTGCGTCCACGATTGAACATCGCCCAAATTTCATCTCGATCATAATCCCGAGGGTActgctcttcctcttcgtctgACGCGATAAACGAGCCCATGTCCAGgtcatcttcctcttcataGTGTCCCCTGCCATCTCTTCTATCCACTTGTGGCTTTTTCTGCCGAAGCTTCTCCTCGAGTTGTGAATTAGGCCGCCTTGCTGGGATAGGAATCCGCAGTGCCTTCGGTGCTGTTGCCGCCTCTGTCGCTTTCGTCAGAGGTTCAGGTCTCTTGACCCGCTGCATACCTTTCGGTGGCATACCTCTCACCTCACCTGTCTGCAACTTGCGCTTATCAGGCTTTGGTGGATCCGGTGATTTGGTTTTTGCTCGTATGTGGATAGACATCTTGCTCTGGTCTATCAGAGAcgccttcttcatcaactgTGAGAATGAAACTTTCGGTTTTTTGTCCCGTGGAGGTGGCGTGGGCGCCATGTTCATAGGGCTTTTGGATTTTTCCTTCATCAGAGTCGTTAGCCTGGGTTTCTCTGACGCCTTAGGTTTAGTCTCCTTCTTGGGAGGTTGTCCTTTCTTCGCACGTGCCTCggcttcttttcgttcTCGCTCTGCCTTTCGAGCTGCTTTGAGTTTTGCCACTACAGGATCGATTGGTTTCTCTGGGCCACTCGATGGTGATCTTCGTAGTTGTGAAGGAGGCTGAGGTGTAGTTTTCCCACCATTGTGAGTCTGTCCAGATTGAACTGGCCTTTGAATTTGTCCTTTTCGCTGTATTTGCTGTAAAATATTCAGGAGCGGCATTATAGCCGGTAATGTTGTAATTGATACAAAAGCTTCGCTGCTTATGTGTTCCAACACGCAGAAGAAGTATATGCAGGCCTCTTATAATAAACCACCACCATTTGCTTCCAAACCCAACCGCAGGTGGTCCTTGAAAGTAAATACTCAATTTGGCCATGATCACTTTGTTGCTCGAAAAGGGAACCTTATTCATATAGTCTAAGATTCTGCTTAGTTCAAAATATCTCAGATGATATTTCAGGGCCCAATGCCCCTCAGAGACGTCAACATATCCAtagtgaagatgattcaTGCTGAAATCCTCTTCCAATTATTCCTCATCAGAATCCTTCCCACTGTCTTTGAACATTTCAACAAACTCGTTGAGCCCATTTACCATCTCATTATCGCGACCTAGCTGGATGATCAACAGCTTATTCCTCCTTATAGAGAATTGTTCACACTTTCGGATGGTGCCACTGACATGAACACACCTCATTACCGCATCATAGTTATCTACTTTTGTCACAAGCGCTATGGCTGCCATTACCTGCTGAAAATCCTGGCGACTGCATCGTATGATACCAGTAGATGTCTTGTTGCTGAAGTATTTCACAATTATCAGATTCCCAACTCCTCCTGCAGCAATTTCACCGTAGTGTTCGGCTACTGCGTTTCGTAGAATATTGGCTATCGATTTTGAGTTGATCGATGCTGGTGATGGCGCGTGCAATGTCAAAAGGGTATCTTTGGgattgttgcaaaaagttgagAACTTCTCTCTTTGCGTGCCGGTTCGAGGGTCAGAGACTGGTGGGTAAAGTATATCGAAAAGAATGTATCTGTGTTTAAGGCGGACCATTGACAGAAGGGTAGGTAAGCGGAAGTCGTTTGTATGAGAAAGCCCTTGATGAGACACAAATGTACTGCATTCTGCACTCTTAAATGGTTAGGTATTTATTCGTGAGGTTTTGGGTCATCTTTGTGTTTCCGTTAATCGTGTAGATGAGAGTCAAATTGTAGGCTGCATCGATCAGTAAATCATAATCGGGGTCATTTTGAAGCTGTTCGTGAAAACTTAGTACTTTGTTGTAGTGGTCGATCGCAAGAGCAGGAAGACCTAGCATATGGAACAAACGACCAAAGTTGTATTCgatttcttgcttttcgTAGATGGTGCTGTTGACACTTCTATGCTCTTTATACTCCAAAAGATAGCTGATGCCTTGTAGAAGTTGCATGTGTCTGTTGGACGAGTTTCTTTGCATCGAGCGATGCACATGTGCTAAACCAAGCATGAGGCATATGGTTGGATCGTTATAGTATTCTTTGTAAGCCCTTGTAAGGTAAACGATTGGTGATGAGAAGGTACGGTTGCTTCCAAGGAGACAGGCGTAGATGTAGAGTAACAGGGGGAGCTCCTTGTCGAATTTCATATTCTTCACATCAACAGTAACATGAGCAGCGCCCGAAACTTCAGTCGAAGTTCGCAATGAGTCGTACGCTTTGAGCTGTCTTAAAAAGTATTTCTGATGGTTATAGTTGCTGAAAGCTGCCCAGGCGGAGATTCCAGAGGCGAAGCAACACATAAAAGTGGCATAAATAGTCGAGGAAAACTGTGTGGATGATAGAACATAACGAACGTTGTTGCACACAGAGACAATGAAGTCTTGCTGATTAATAGCAAGTGAGAGTCGTGCAAGACGAAGTAGCATCAGCCTCTGTTTATCTTGTATGAACACATTCACATCAAAAGCAACTTCCAAGATATTGACTGCTTCCTTGATGTCGTTATTAAAATAACGGAGGAGAAGAGCGTTTTGAACAAAGATATAGAGCCATTGATCGTAGGTTAGACCACGAAACTCCGATTTTGAAATAAGAGTAGCTTTGGATGCAGTTGTGTCAGAAATTCCCTCATAGAGGTTATGAATCCTTGCCAATCTATTATAGATATCCAGATCTTGCTTGCGGCGAAGATACATCACGACCCCACGAAAACCATCACGTGTACTCCTAGGAAAGAAAGCTTTGATACTAGTGAACATGTCAATGAGCTGCGACGCAAGTTTCATCCATGCCATCGCCGCTACATTGTTGTTCCGGTCTATCTGCTCCTGTAACTTTTCCATTCGGCTAAACTTTTCGAGCACCATCCTTGTTGCcgtcttttcaatttcggcttttttttcctctgtCATCGCCTCCTTCTTCGTGTCTTTGTAATTTCTTGCACTTCCTATGAGCGCTAGgttatcttcatcatcgagAATTGAAGATTCGGCAGCTTTGTCCTCTTTGTCTCTTTTATTAAGAGAATCATTCTCGAtctcttggagaagttttttTGCTGCATCTCTTTCGTCTAAACCAATAAGTGCCTGGACTAAATTCAATTTGACATCCACATTATCTGGATCACCTCGAAGAGCTTTCAAAGATTGGACTTTTGCATTCTTAAAATCACCGAGCTCATAGTAGCATTGTCCCAAATGGATCGCCGTGTCTGTTGtgagatcatcatcatcgacCTCCTTAAGAAAACTGATCGCTTCCTCGTAGTGTCCCTTTAACTCTAGATTTTTGCCCGCACTGTAAAATAAGTCTGCAACGTCTCGCTTGTCCGCTTCACGATTCAAGAAGCGTAAATGGGTAACAGCTTCGTCTTTCTGGTCCAACTCTAGACGTAGGCACCCTAACTTGAACCTGATATCGATAGGCAAATGATGCGGCCTATTCACGCATTTTTCGAACATCTGGGGTTTCTTTTTCCGAATAGCAAGAGGGCGTCTGTCATCAAATTCAGCATCGTCGTCCTGTTCATCCCACCATGTTTCGTCACTTCTCCTCTGGATCCATCGAGCAACTAGCTTCAAGACGCTAATTGCCTGAATCCAGGATTCCTGATTGATATAGAGCTCCAATAAGATATTGAGTTCAGACCAACCGAAGCGCGGCACCTTGATAGCATCACTAGGATTCATGTTTCGCTCCAACATACGCATGTACAAGTTAATAGCGTCGTTGTTTCTCCTCTGAGCCACATACACCTCGGCTAAAACCTTAACCACATCACTCTCCTCGGGATATTGGGTCTGAAGTCTTTGCAAACCCTCAAGAGCACGGCCAAactgtttcttttccttaTATAGCTGGGAACGGTTGAGAATATGCTCATAGTCGTGCTCGTTATTCTTGGCAGCAATTGCCCTCGTGTAACAGTATATGGCCTGGTCAATAAAACCGAGTTCAGTACTAAGTTCAGCAACCTGGCCCCATAAACCAGTATCTGACGGGCTCGAGAGAGCTGCCATAAACATGTAGCagcagcttcttccatAGTTACCTTGCATTTGGCTGATTTCAGCCAACGTCTTGTAAGCATTGAAGTTCTTATTGTCAATCTTGATGACGTCAATGTAACTCTTCCAGGCTGACTCGAGGTCCCCACGAACAAAGGCAGCATTGGCTCGAGACATGTATGTTCTCAACTCCGGGTCCATCTCTTTACTACGCATCACCTGCCTTTTGTATCCCTGGGAGCTTTTTGGAccctttcttttcatgtGAGCAGCGCTTCTCAAATTACTTAAAAGATCGCCTTCGTCGTCTATATCCATCTGATTCTCCTCATCCACATAATCCTCATCGTCATATTCGTCATCCGAGAAGATCACAGGTTGaggattttcttcatcaacagcatcaaaatCAGCGTAGATTTGACGAGTCAATTGAGCAGCTCTGGCCTCACTAGCACTCGGTTTCTTCAGCTTTCCTCCTTTAGATCTGGAAGCACGAGGTAAGGCAGGATCGatatcttcatcctcagaGATGATATCGTCGTCGTATTCCAGTTCAGTGTTGTACTCCAGTCCCAGAGCCAGGCTGAAATCTGACAAAGGGTTTTGCATATCTTCTTGTGCAGCCgccattgaagaagcttgcaaAGGAAAGAATGCTGGTGTTACCGGGTTGTTTATGTGGGGTGTGTGCAGGCATAAGGTTATAGGTGGGAGTCATCGATGCTATGAAAGAAACCGAATTTGGTGCTTTAAATGGCTCGGTGACTATGCGGAGAGAGCCAATCACCTAAATGTATCTGGACGTTTGAAATCTGCGTTTATATTCGTTGTATCTTGTAAGTGAACAAGACTATGTGAGTGAAGAAACGTGAATATCTACTACAACAAGTTATAGACTGAATCTTACAGAGAATCTCAATCCAATGAAAAGCTCTAGTCAGAAAGACTCCCACCTAAAAGTTCAAGTTCTCCTTTTTGATAGTTTGATGGATGTGCTTTTATCCTTTTGTCTTATAATGGCCGCGAAAAGTAGTCTGTACCATCATCAGCACAAGGAACCTCTTTTGGTATGAGAGAAGCTGCTAGAATGAGATAGATACCATCAATTACTCGTGTGCTCTTTGAtctttgactttgaagTAGTAAATCTCGTACTACGGAATGTACCGTATGTATTCGGTACATCAAGGGACATTTCATGTTGAGTGATGCAATTATACTCTGTTTGAGGACGTCTACTATTTCCTTTGTCAGCTTAAACCGAGAGCATCTTTTAAGATCATTTCTCATATTTTTAGATGATATGTTGTTGGGCtgttgaaatcaaaataGTCCCCTTATACTGTAACTTATAAAACATAAATTCCTTGCACTTGTAAAGAGAAAGCTTAAtggagcttgaaaaagcGTTAAAAACATCAGAGTTCAGTGTAGCCATGTTATAGGGTAGAGTTTTGTTAATACTAATGAGAGTGTTAGTTTAGCACGTAGAGAGTAGTATTGGTATTATTGCCTAGAAGTGCTTACTTTGATTAAAAACACATATATATTTTTGggaaagagaaacttgatATGATGTATCTGCAAGCTTTCACCACAGAAACTACCATTTTAATATCAAATATGTTCGATTTGCTAATCTATTTTCTATTGGTGGAAAGATGCACATACTGATTGACTCACTGGAgatttttcgcagccagttTCCGTAACGATTCCGAGACATTTACTACACAAGACTTTCGACAAACAAGACTGGGGACATATTCCTATTTTTGGAGAGGGCTAAGATGAAAGAACTGTCCCCGTAGTcattcttttcatcatctccaTAACTCAAACTGGTGCTAAAATCGGCTGCAAATCTTCCGTGGAAGCTTATCGTCACATGCAGGTCTGTTATCGACCAATAGTTGCAATCCACCACAAATCTCCCGAAATCACTTTCGGAACAGCCAAGTGAATCTGCAGATGTCTTATAATTCAAGAAATAACACTCAGCAGTTTCACTTTTACGTTTCGCTCTAGATTCTGCTTGTTCTGCTGCAGCCTGTCAAAACCTACCGTCCTGCACATGCGCCGTTAGCTTCACCAGATACTCGTTACCTATGGTCCAATTCCAGTTCCCGTAAAACTATTCCTTCCGTTACAACCTAATAGACACAACTTTTGTTTCTGCTCGTTGCAGAATCCCCACACAAACCTATCCTGACTATCACGATATATACTCACGTCAGCGATGAACTCGGCAAGGTCTCCGTTGTTCCCCCAGGCCTCGTTAGCACTTTCTCCGGCTAGAGAGGAAA is a window encoding:
- the TFC4 gene encoding transcription factor TFIIIC subunit TFC4, producing MAAAQEDMQNPLSDFSSASGSEYNTESEYDDDIISEDEDIDPALPRASRSKGGKSKKPSASEARAAQLTRQIYADFDAVDEENPQPVIFSDDEYDDEDYVDEENQMDIDDEGDLLSNLRSAAHMKRKGPKSSQGYKRQVMRSKEMDPELRTYMSRANAAFVRGDLESAWKSYIDVIKIDNKNFNAYKTLAEISQMQGNYGRSCCYMFMAALSSPSDTGLWGQVAELSTELGFIDQAIYCYTRAIAAKNNEHDYEHILNRSQLYKEKKQFGRALEGLQRLQTQYPEESDVVKVLAEVYVAQRRNNDAINLYMRMLERNMNPSDAIKVPRFGWSELNILLELYINQESWIQAISVLKLVARWIQRRSDETWWDEQDDDAEFDDRRPLAIRKKKPQMFEKCVNRPHHLPIDIRFKLGCLRLELDQKDEAVTHLRFLNREADKRDVADLFYSAGKNLELKGHYEEAISFLKEVDDDDLTTDTAIHLGQCYYELGDFKNAKVQSLKALRGDPDNVDVKLNLVQALIGLDERDAAKKLLQEIENDSLNKRDKEDKAAESSILDDEDNLALIGSARNYKDTKKEAMTEEKKAEIEKTATRMVLEKFSRMEKLQEQIDRNNNVAAMAWMKLASQLIDMFTSIKAFFPRSTRDGFRGVVMYLRRKQDSDIYNRLARIHNLYEGISDTTASKATLISKSEFRGLTYDQWLYIFVQNALLLRYFNNDIKEAVNILEVAFDVNVFIQDKQRSMLLRLARLSLAINQQDFIVSVCNNVRYVLSSTQFSSTIYATFMCCFASGISAWAAFSNYNHQKYFLRQLKAYDSLRTSTEVSGAAHVTVDVKNMKFDKELPSLLYIYACLLGSNRTFSSPIVYLTRAYKEYYNDPTICLMLGLAHVHRSMQRNSSNRHMQLLQGISYLLEYKEHRSVNSTIYEKQEIEYNFGRLFHMLGLPALAIDHYNKVLSFHEQLQNDPDYDLSIDAAYNLTLIYTINGNTKMTQNLTNKYLTI
- the RIT1 gene encoding tRNA A64-2'-O-ribosylphosphate transferase, with the translated sequence MNYKEAVKELRREPLLLRNRLYSILVDAQYVEQFAALQLPLVANERCGLWYVKPHLLRETAYFKSTDGHTGQWKFSLRRLNFHLLPLFKEFGGIVLVDSTRKGKLIPDALSKTVPIWCAVLNYVMFEGQETKWDAQKDCWLRTPREMVSESEHCAIVERIPQFAEELKRLGLISKKKLIEKLGALKPLVPVWRYPGQKVQNQTSSDYFVVMCVTASAVSLSESTPHFHYVQGAADDHELWATSEVCNGNLDAKLFWEMLSCENEELRVIDPHTGNLFNWLSDGELVKRLNEIYKGRVMAQQSPLELTALGETGIFIGAIDRDLSAKEVDQFDAVMVLSDKHRTDSDENKKCRVLKYMVEDGKLGSKKLRTLLPQIMGAVADCRTVLVLCNSGKDFSVGVVLCILCQRFDTSWKSSSSHLVNKDVIKQHLGKIADYTKINPSRNTLQSVNTFLMGR